The Sulfurospirillum diekertiae genomic sequence GTTGCTCACAAAAACAGTGAAAGTTCTCCTTCTCAGATTCCACTTTATGTGGTTTTGAGTGAATCTTCTAAATCACTTCCTTATGCTTCTAAAGAGGAGTTAAGTGCCAAACTAAGTGCATTAAAGCTGATGAATACGCAAGGCATGATGGTACCACTCTCAGAAGTGGTGCGTGTCGAAAAAGTGAAGTCAACGCCAACCATTATGTCCAAAAATTTGCAGACAATGGTGAGCATCGTTGCCGAAGCAGATTTGGTTTCTCAAGTGTATCCACTTTTGGATGCGCGCAGTCGTATTCAAGATACTTTGAAAGACGAGTTTGAAATTAGTCGAAGCCATCTCTTTGATTTAACACTCAAAGACAAAAAGAGTGGTGAAGTATTTAATCTTGTCTGGGATGGTGAAATGAAAGTAACGATGGATACGTTCCGAGATCTTGGCGGAGCTTTCATTGCGGCGCTGATTTTGATTTTCTTGTTAATGGTCGTTTACTATAAAAGCTTTGCACTCTCTGGTATTGTGCTTTTAGGAAGTTTCCTCTCCATCATTGGGGTGATTGTTGGGCATTGGATCATGGATCTGTTCACATCAACAACTTTCTTTCTCACAGCAACGTCGCTGATTGGTTTTATTTCATTGATGGGTATTAGTTCACGAAATGCACTGTTATTGATTGATTTTACCAAGGCGTTAATGACTCAGGGAATGGATAAACAAGAGGCGATTGCAAAAGCGAGTGCTACCAGAGCAAAACCGATTGTTCTTACTGCTGCTGCAATTATTTTAGCGAGTACATTGCTGGCAACCGATCCTATTTTTGGTGGATTGGGTGTTGCATTGATCTTTGGAACAATTGCGGCGGTTATCGTATCGTTAATTGTTGTTCCTGTACTCATGAGTAACACGAAAGCGATCTAAAGAGATTTACATGTAAAGCATAAGGGAACTTATCGCTTTACATGTAAAAATTTTCTGCGGGTTAAAATCAATAAGCGCATCATGCGAAAAGCAAAAAGACGTTTGTTCATAATGCTAATTTTGCGACAATTCTCATTTTTTAAACATTCAAATACTTCTTCTAATGCCAATTTCTCACTTACAGATAAGTTTGTCATACCGTTCCTTTTTGCCCGTCATTGATCTTACGCACTAATCTCACAATATCTTCATCTTTTAACATACCCAACATATTAAAAACTACTGGAATGCCCATAGGAGCGCTACTACCGAGTCTCCACTCTTGATAGGTACGCATGGATATTCCAAAAGTTTCTGCCATCTTTTTTTGAGAAATCTTCTTCCCCATATTTTCGGCTTCAATGGCATTATGCAAAAGATTGATGATATCGCTTGTTTTCATCGTATTATAGTACAAAAAAATGTATTAAACATAAATTAAAACGTATTAAATATACTAATTAATTTATATTTTAAACTTTTTATAGAATATTATACCAATAATATTGTTTATTATAACAATTATATTGATTTAAATATACAATATATTGTATAAAAATAGGCGATTTTGTTGTCACCACTTTTTTCGCTATAATGATGAAAACTAAAATTTAGGAGAATGTATGGCCTCTATTTCAATGGGCGACTTAAAAAAAGGGTTAAAGATCGAAATTAACGGTACACCGTATAAAATCGTAGAGTATCAACATGTTAAACCAGGAAAGGGTGCGGCATTTGTACGCTGTAAAATCAAATCATTTATGGATGGCAAAGTTATCGAAAAAACATTTCATGCAGGCGATAAATGTGAAACACCACATCTTGAAGATAAAATCATGCAGTTTTTGTATGATGATGGTGAGTTCTTACAATTTATGGACAGCGTATCGTATGAGCAAATTGCCTTATCACACGATCAAGTGGGCGAAGCAGCGGACTGGATCATTGATGGTATGAATGTAGATATGCTGTACCATAATGGTAAACCTATCAGCGTTGAAGCACCTCAATTTGTTGAGCTTAAAATCGTTGAGACTCCTCCTAACTTTAAAGGAGATACTCAAGGTGGTAAAAAACCTGCAACGCTTGAGAGTGGTGCTGTTGTTCAAGTACCTTTCCACGTGGTTGAAGGCGATGTCATCAAAGTTGACACCGTTCGCGGCGAGTATTTAGAAAAAGTCAAATAATCTTACATGTAAAAACATAGTACAGGTGATTGTACTATGTTTTTACGCTCTCTCCTCTCTGCTTTCATGTTATAATAACTCCAACTCAATCGTTTGATAGGAGTGTTGCCATGTTGACGAATCTCTCCATTAAAGCGCGTAATATTTTACTAGCATGTGTCGTTTTATTGGGGCTTACCGCCATTCATACAACGGCAAAATTTTTTCATGATAAAGAAAAAGTCCTTTTAAATCTTCGTGAGAATATCTCTTCGCTTAAAGAAGATATTTTGACGCTTCGTAAACATGAAAAAGACTTTTTGATGCGCCATGATGTCACGTATGAAAAAGCACTGTTAGAAGCATCTACAAAACTTTTGGAACGTTTAAAAATTATTACTCAAAAAGCAGATGAAAAAGGCATTAATACAACTGATCTTAGGCAGTTGCAAGAAGTTATCACTACCTACGTACGTATTTTTAATGAAGTAGCCGCTCAAAAAAAGAGAATAGGTCTTAGTCCTGAAGCGGGGCTTGAAGGACACATGCGTCAAGCGATTCATGAAGCGGAGAGTGGATTTAAAGATCTTAAAGATTACAAAATGCAGACGCTGATGCTGACGTTGCGTCGTAATGAAAAAGACTTTATGCTCCGTCTTTCTCCCAAATATGCCGAAGAGCATCGTGTCAATTATGAAAAGGCGCTTGCGTATGCGCAGAGTCATGAAGAGCTTGCTTTTTCTGTGAAACTTCTTGAGACGTATCGCCAGAGCTTTGTTGAATTTGTGAAGGCCTATGAAGTGTTAGGGTTGAATGAAAAAAGTGGGCTCAATGGAAAACTTCGCGACACCGTACACCAAACCGAAGCGCTTGTGGCAAAATCTACGCAGACATTGGACACCGAAATTGATGAGAGTATTCGTAGGACAACCGTGATTTATGTCATCGTAGGTGGAATGATCGTGGGAAGTGTGTTGTGTCTCATTTTCTTGATCATTCGCAGTGTTTTAGTTCCCTTGCGTGGTTTAACTCAAGCGATTGTTGCCAATGAACGCGATTTAACCCTTCGTTACAGTACGCCTTACAACGATGAGCTCAAAGAGATTGTTGATGCCCTGAATGCCTTTATGGAGCGGTTGCGAAAGATTGTGATTGGCGCGATTCATGCGAGTGATGAGAATGCCGCCGTGTCGCATGAACTCTCGACCACATCCAACAACATCGGTAAACGTGCAGAAGAAGAGAGCCACATCGTGGCGCGTACGACTCAAACGGGCAATCAAGCACGTGATAACATCGATGGCTCTGTAGATAACTCCAAAAAGGCACAAGTTGAAATTATCCAAACCAACGAGGCACTCACGGAGGCCAATCAAATTTTTACGGTTTTAATTGCAAAAATTGAGCAAACAGCTGTCGTCGAGAGTGAGTTACAAACCAAAATGGTCACACTGTCGCATGATGCTGATAATGTCAAAGGAATTTTAAGCGTGATTAGTGACATCGCCGATCAGACCAACTTATTGGCACTCAATGCTGCCATCGAAGCCGCACGTGCAGGTGAACATGGCAGAGGATTTGCGGTTGTGGCGGATGAGGTGCGTAAATTGGCGGAACGAACCCAGAAAAGTTTGGTCGAAATCCACGCAACGGTCAGTGTCATAGTGCAAGCGATTGTCAATGCCGCCGCGCAGATAGAACAAAATGCAACACTGTTTGAAGGTCTTGTAACCCAATCAGCGGAAGTTTCCCATAAAATAGACACGTCGGTGCTTCTCATGGGCAATGCCATTAACGTGGTCGCTTTAGCCACCCGTACTTCGGAAGAGACCGGCAGTGAGATCAAAACGATTGTCGACGAGATTAATGAGATCAACCATATCACATCAAGCAATGCAAGAGACATCGAAGAGATTGCTTCAGCGGCAGAACATCTGCACAGCGTGACGCAAAAACTCAACGACCAGTTACACTATTTTAAAGTTTAAAACAAGGAGTTCAAAATGAGCAAAAAAGTGATTGTCCCTTTGGCGGAGGGATTTGAAGAGATCGAAGCCTTGAGTATTGTCGATATTTTAAGACGAGCAGGGATTGAGGTGGTGATGGCAGGCTTAGAATCTTTACATGTAAAAGGGGCACACGGTGTTACCGTCGTAGCAGACGCACTTTTAAAAGAGTTAGATGGAAACCGTTTTGATATGATAGCGCTTCCTGGAGGACTCCCCGGTGCGACCAATTTAGCCGCAGATCAAAACGTGCAAGCACTCCTGAAAGCCTTTGATGCCAAAGGCAAAGCGATAGCCGCTATTTGCGCCGCTCCTTATGCGCTTAAAACGGCGGGCGTGCTTAAAAACACCTACACGTGTTACCCAGGATTTCAGGCTAAAATTGGCGCAGAAGGGTACACCGCAAACGCTAAAGTGATCAAAGAAGGCAATGTAACAACATCGCAAGGGCCTAGCACCGCCATGCTATTTGCACTCTCACTCGTGGAAGAGTTGTGCTCTAAAAATGTAGCGGATGCGTTAGCCAAAGATTTATTGATAGTGTCATAGTAGGTACAAAATAGGAGATTGTGGTATGTTGTCGAAAATTAAAGTTAAACTCATTTTTTTATTTGTCATTTTATGTGTTGGTTTTGGTATTATTGGTTTTGATACCATTAAGATGGGCTCCGATGCAAAAGGTGTTGCCGTGCGTTTTCAGGCGCTTCAACGTCTTGAAGCTGATGTCTTGACCTGCATGATGGATCTTCGAGGTTTTCAGCTTTTGGGCAATCCAAAAATGCTCGAACACTATGAGCAAAGTTATCAAAAATCATCACAAACTATTGACAAGCTGGCAACCATTTTTTTAAGTAAAGTCAATCAAGAAAAAATAGCAGCCATTAAAAAGAATTTTGAAGAGTGGCATACCATGAATGTGCCACGTGTGAAGATTTTAGCACAGTATGGTAAAGGGGTCAACGACCCAACGTTTGAGCAATACCATCCAGCAGAACACGCAACACTTAACACCTTAACGCAAGAGAGTGCCGTACATTTTGATACCTTAGTGGAACAGTTACAGTCCCTAACGAAAAGTGTTGAAAAAACAAATTTCGCACGTTTGGATACGGATGAGTGGGTCAATAAAATTGCGCTAGTCATTATTTTAATGGTTGTATCTGTTGCATTTATGATGATTGCGCGAAGTATTCACCGCTCTGTTGCTGAAGCTCAAAGCAAATGCGAACAGATGCGTCAGAGCAAAGCGCTCAATATGTCACTGCAAATTTCCAGCCATGACGAGATTAGCGAAACCATGCAAACGGTCAATGCTCTTTTGAATGAAATAGCGACGGCGATTGCGCAAGCCAAAGATAATGCGGCTGAAAATGCTTCGGTGGCGGAAGAGCTTTCCAGTACCAGCCTAGAGATTGGTAAACGCGCGGAAGAGGAAGCTAATGTGGTAAAAGAGACTACCAAGGAAGCCGAAACGGTTGCTTTAGAAATTGAACGCACGAGTGCCGATGTAACCCGTGTTAAAGAGACGATTTATACCGCGCAAAAGAGCCTTTTGTTGGCGCAAAATTTGTTGAACGAAACGATTGCACAACTGGATGATACGGTTCATGCAGAATCAGACATTAACGCGCGTCTCAATCAGCTCTCACAGGATACCGATCAAGTGAAGAGTGTGTTGGATGTCATTAGCGATATTGCAGAGCAGACCAATCTTTTAGCACTGAATGCTGCAATAGAAGCGGCAAGGGCAGGGGAGCATGGGCGTGGATTTGCTGTCGTGGCGGATGAAGTGCGCAAGTTGGCGGAGCGAACCCAAAAGAGCTTGGTGGAGACCAATGCAACGATCAATGTGATTGTTCAGTCTATTCAAGATATTTGTGGGCAAATGAATCATAATGCAAAGCGTATTCATGATTTGGGCGCGTTCTCCGTTAAAGTCAGTACACAAACGGGTGATGCGGTCAGTTTGCTCGATGAAAGCGCTCATGCTGCCGATGGTGTTGTTGCAAAAGCAGAAAACAATGTTAAGCGTATCAATACCGCCGTCATTCATAAAATCGAAGCGATCAATAGCCTTTCAAGTTCCAATGCAAGAAGTGTCGAAGAGATCGCTGCTGCCGCTGAACATTTGGCACGTTTATCGGAGAGTTTGAGCCTCACATTAGCACAATTTAAAACCGCGTAACCTTTTACATGTAAAGCTTATACCTCTTTGCAAAATCGAAGAGGTATAAGTGACTACACTGTCTTCCTATAAAACAAAACAAATAATACTAAGAATGAATTAAGTGAATAAAATATATTATTGCATACTATTTTATTAAAAGATAATAATGTCAATTTCAACAATTAAAAGTAAACTGATACTTCTTTTGGTCGTATTGCTTACCAGTTTTGGTATTTTAGGTTACGAACTAAACCATTTGTCTAGTGTTGGAAAAGTGGCAGCGATGCGCTTGGCGGGGACGAGCGAGATAGAAGAACATATTTTACAAATGCGGTTAGAGCAATGGAATTATCAAATTTATTTTCAACAAAAAAATCTTGATAGGTATAAAGAGCATTATGAAGACGCTGTTAAAAAAATGGAGACGCTCTCTGGGCAGTTGCTTTTGAAAACCAATCAAGAAAAAGTGATCACCATTAAAAAAGGTCTTGAGGCGTGGTATGCTCTTGACGAACAGCGCATGGCACTTTGGAAAAAATATGGGAAAAAAGTGCATGAGCCCTCTTTTGAGGTAGACCATAAGGCTGATTATGAGATGCTGGAACGCATAGCCAAAGAGAGTGGCGAAATATTTAATCCATTATTGGTACAGCTTAAAGATATTCATGATCAGATTAAAACAGTCAATTTTGAAAAACTTGATACGGCTAAACTAACGTCGATTACACTGCTGATCGTGGTTATTATCGTAGTGCTGATCATCTTTTTTATCATCAATTCATCGATACAATCTTCTGTAGAGCGTGCGAAAAAAAGCTGTGATGCGATAATTCATACGAAAGATTTAAGTCTGAAAATAGAAACCGGTAGTCACGATGAGATTAGTGGCATTACCCATGCTGTCAATACGCTTTTGGCGGAACTCAAAAATGCAATTTCAAATGCAAAAAGCAATGCTATCGAAAATGCTTCTGTGGCGGAGGAACTTTCTAGTACCAGTTTGCAAATTGGTAAGCGTGCCGAAGAAGAATCCGCTATTGTCTTTCAAACAACAAGCGATGCTGGGATCGTTTCATCACAGATGGATGAAGCCAAAAATCAAGCAAAAAAAGTAAAAGAAGTCACTGGTGATGCCCAAAAAAGCTTTAGTATTGCTCAAAATTTACTCGAAGAGACAATCTCTCAACTCAACCAAACCGCGCACGCCGAAGCTGCCATCAATGAACGCCTTAACCACCTTGCTGAAGAGGCTCAACAGGTACGATCAGTTTTAGATGTTATCGGCGATATTGCAGATCAAACGAACTTATTAGCGCTGAATGCAGCGATTGAAGCAGCGCGTGCGGGAGAACATGGGCGTGGATTTGCCGTCGTTGCCGATGAGGTGCGAAAATTGGCAGAGAGAACCCAAAAAAGTTTGGTTGATACCAACGCAACGGTCAATGTCATCGTTCAATCTATCGGTGATATCAGTGGCGAGATGAATGGCAATGCGAAACGCATCAATGAATTAACCGAGTTTTCTACCAAAGTAACGACTCAAACGAGTGATGCGGTTGCAATGTTGGCACAAAGCGTTGAAGCGACGGATGAAGTGGTTGATAAAGCCGATTCCAATGTGAAATTGATTAAAAGTGCTGTCATTGAAAAAATTAGCACGATTAATGAACTCTCAAGCTCTAATGCAAGAAGTGTCGAAGAGATCGCCTCGGCAGCAGAACATCTCTCTAAATTAGCAGGTTCACTCAGTAGCACGCTCTCCCAGTTTAAAACCGCGTAAACTTTACATGTAAAGAGTAGAAATACTCTTTACTTCTCTTCGTACTTGAGTTTTAAACCGTCACTGCCCATCACAAAACCGCTAATGACAATCTTTCCTTCATGTACCATTTTATGATGTTTGGCACACAATGGGATAAGGTTGTAACGGTGATTTTGGTGAAAGTGGTCGATGTTGCCGTGCTCATCTGCGCACTCTTGCGCTTTAATGTGATGCACCTCTTCAACATACTCATCACACAGCGCACATTTGGCAAGGTAGAGGTTTTTATTGTATTTACTGCGTTTTTTCTGCTTTAAAAGCTCCATATCGCCCAGTTCACCTGCAAGGCTTCTACGAATGTCGTAGGCGGTTTTAATAAACGTTGGGTCCATATGCAATGATTTTGCAAACTCTAAACCGTACAGTGAGCTTCCACTTCCAATTTCCAGTTTTCGGTTGTACAAAAGCTTGTCACTCTCCTCATCGTAACTCACACCCAAATGGAGGTAAATCACCTTTTTAAGCTCCGAAATGAGTGAAAGACGGTTTAGTTGATGTAAGTGCGTGGCAAAGACAAAGAAAGAGCCTAACGTGTGCATTTTAATGACGCTGCTTGCCACAATCGCCAAAGCCGATTCGGTCTCCGTTCCATGGCTAATCTCATCACCTAGTACAAGGGAAAACTCCGTGGCGCGGTTGAAAATATTTTTAAGCTCTAACATCTCCACCGTAAACGTTGAAAGCCCTTTGTAGAGATTATCATGGCTGATAATGCGTGTAAAGATTTTATCGAAAAGATGAAAACGCAGACTCGCACACGGCACAAAAAAGCCCGCTTGCGCCATAATGACGGCGATACCAAGGCTTTTCATTAAAGAGGATTTACCGCTGGAGTTGATGCCATAGAGCAAGATACCTTGCACATCATTCTCATGACACGCTTCAAGCGTAACATGATCGTGCGTGATCTCTGGCGTGCAATGCCCTAAGAAAAGATCGTTAGGAATGTAAATGCCATTCTCTTCGCGCGATTCAATGAGCGGATGACGTAGCCCTATGGCTTCAATAAAACGCCCTTTCTCTTGCATCGGTAAAAGCTCAGGTCGGACGTAGTTGTATAAAACGGCACATTTGGCATTGCTTAGCGCAACATCCAGTGTGCCCACAAACGAGATGAGATGCTCCAGCGTCAACGCATAATGCGTCTCGATTTTCTCTAACATCTCATCGTAACGTTGTTTCACCAATGCGATCATTTGAAGGTTGCTCAGCGTTATCTCTTGGGAAATCTCATCAATGAGTGAGGCAGAAATCTTCACGCTATTTTTGAGGTGCTTGTAGGTAAAATCTTTGAAGAAATAGTGTTGCTCGCCAATGGTGATAAAGCTTTGCATCAGTTTGTCTTCAATGAGCGCAAAACGGTTTCTGCTGATCGCAATGTAATGTCCCTCACTCTCCAACCATTCGATGCTCAGTGTGGAGCGATTGCCTTCTTCAAAGAGCGCTTCAATGTGGTTTGCGATGTGCTCGAGTGCGCTAAAACGCTCTTGTTTGTTTTGTTCTATTTTATCAATTTGCGGAAAGATCCCTTTTTGAAACAGATTTTCACTAATCTGATCTTTTCGAAATTTCGCGCAACTATCCAGTACAAAAGTATTTTTAAGCATCAAAAGCAGTGCTTCACTTTCATCGAAAAGCTCTTTGGGAATGGGTACTTTTTTAAGCTCTGCTGCTTTGAGAATGCCCAAAATCGCTTCAAGCGATGTCCCGAGGTAATCAAGCTCCAACGGGTGCAGCTTTTTAAGTGCAATACGCCTTAAAATGCGTTCCAAATCGTAGACTTGTTTGAGCGCAATTTCAAATTTTTTATAATCGCTGATGAGTTGAGCGCTTAAATCAAAACGCTCATTTAAGGTTTTAAGGTCACAAATGGGATTGAGCAGGCGCTCTTTTAAAAGCCGTTTTCCGATGGCGGTGGAGGTCTGATCGATCAGGTTTAAAAGCGTCATCTCCGAAGGGTTTTTAGAGATGATGTCGAGCTGTTCGAGTGCATTGTTGCCGATGTAGAGGTAACGACTGTTGCCAAGCAAAATAGGGCGGCTCATCTTCTCAATGATATTAGCATCGTGTTCGATGATAAAATCGCATAAAATCGCCAATGATTCACTGGCATATGGGTAGCGTTCGATGTCAAGATATTCGATGGGAGAGAGGAGGGAACGAATGGCGTAAATGCGTCCAAAAAGCTCGTTTTGATAGGTCACTTTCAAGCGCTCTTTGTTGATGCAATGAACTACGCTGGGCGTAATTTCAAGGTAATTTTGCACCCATTCTTTATCGATGCTCTCCGTGTTAAACGTGAGCACGATTTCGCTGGTTTTATAGGTTTGTAAAAGGTTAAAGATTTCATCGAGGGCATAGGTTTTATCTTCTCTTGTGCCATGCACTTCGTTGATCATCGTTTTACCGGTAGTGACATCAATCGCACTGTAGCCAACAGAATAAATTTGGTGATTGCAGTCAATCAACAAAGAGACGAGGTAGTTTTCACTGGATTCGATGAGATAGTCAAAATTCGTTCCGGGGCTTATAATGTTGGAGATGTAACGTTTGACATGCGGTGGCTCACCCTTTTGGCGTACCAAAACGATGGTGTATTTTTTACTTTGAACCAGGCGGTTGAGGTAGCGATCCAGCGAAACAGAAGGGATGCCCGCCAGCAGAGGATTTTGCAGTGAATTTTCTAAAATGGATTTGTTTTTACGGGTAAGCTGGATGTTGAGTAGCTCTGAAACTTCCTTGGCTTTACCGATTTGATGCGTTTCATTATTGACTTCATAGGTTTCAAAAAAAGAGCCGATTTCCATAAAAACAATGGTGTTCTTGCCATATTTTGCTTCAAAAAAGAGCTGAAGGTCGAAGTAAATTTCAGTGAGTAATCTCTCTTTTGAGCAGAGCATTTGCGCAATATTTTCAAGCATTCGTGTCGTTTCCACCTCGTTAAAGTGGTTAGATTATAGCGCACGAAAGCATAAAGTTTGGTTTGGTAAAAGCCGTTTTAAGGTACAATAATAGCACTTAATGTAAAGGATAACCATGGAGATTGAAATTTCAACCCCCGCCCTTTTGTTTCCTGCGGTTTCGCTTCTTTTGTTGGCGTATACCAACCGTTTTCTAGCGGTGGCACAACTGGTTCGCATGCTTCATCGCCAATCACAAGAGCGAGAAAACTGTGAAGAGTTCAAACAGATTCAAAGCCTCAAATACCGTTTGGAACTCACCAAATGGATGCAATTTTTTGGTGTACTTTCGATCTTACTCTGTACACTTTCAATGTTCGAGCTTTTTTTAGGGCTTTTTGGCATTGGTAAACAGATTTTTGGGCTGAGCCTTATTGCGATGTGTGTATCTCTTTTTATCTCTCTTTGGGAAGTGATGATTTCCACCAGAGCGCTTAATATGGAACTGAGCGATATGCACAATCGTTGCAAAATAATCGAGGATAAATGAACCAATACTTGCTTGTAGGCGAAAAAAACCGCCTCAAAATCAACCGTTATACCGACAATGGCGTGTACCTGATCTGTGAAGATCAAGATGAAGTTTTAATGCCGAATCAATACGTGACCTACGCGATGAAAGAGGGCGACGAGATCGATGTGTTTGTCTATTTTGACTCCGAAGATCGCATCGTGGCGAGTACCACCTTTCCTAAAGCAATGCTCGATCAATTTGGCTGTTTTGAAGTGGTCGATGTCACGCCCTTTGGAGCGTTTTTGGACTGGGGTTTGCCTAAAGACCTTTTGGTTCCCAAAGCGTTGCAGAAATTTCCTTTTTACGTCGGTATGAAGGTGATCGTTCAGGTCAGCTTGGACGATGAGACGGGGCGTATTATCGGAACACAAAAGTACAACGACTTTCTCAAAAAAGATTTGAGTGCGCTCAAACTCAAACAAGAGGTGAACCTTTTGGTGCGTGAACGCACCCCGCTTGGCTTTAAAGTGATTGTCAACAACCTGTACGATGGGCTCATCTTTCACAATGAAATTTTTGAAAACGTTGAGATTGGCGATGAAAAAGTGGGTTATATCAAAACCCTTCGCAAAGACGGCAAACTGGACATTGTGTTGCGCCCCATTGGCGATAAAAGCGATGAAGTTGCCGCGGCTAAGATTGTTGAGATTTTAAGCTTTACAGGTGGTTCGTGCGAGATGAATTACAAGAGCACACCTGAGCTGATTTCGGATCGTTTTGGGCTGAGCCGTAAGGCGTATAAACGTGCCCTTACCAAACTGATTGAGGCTAAAAAACTCGAAGTGAATGATGAAGGTATGCGTCTTTTATGAGTCGAATTGCCATCATCGGAGCAGGCGCCTCAGGTCTTGTCTGTGCCATTGAAGCTTCTCGCAAAGGGCATAATGTGACGCTCTTTGAGAAGAACAGTAAAGTCGGGCGTAAGATTTTAGCCACGGGGAATGGCAAATGCAATATCTCCAATGAAAAGATTCAGTTAGAGCGTTATCATGGAAAATCCCCAAGCTTTGCCAAAGAGGCATTGAAACGTTTTGACACCTTTACATGTAAAGCTTTTTTTCGCTCGTTAGGTCTGGAAATGCGCGAGGGCGAAGAGGGTAGACTGTATCCTATGAGCCATCAAGCTTCCAGTGTGGTGGATATGCTTTTGCATGAAGTGCGATCTTTACATGTAAACATTGTGCTTGAGTGCGAAGTCACCAAAATCGAGAAAAAAGATGCCGCATTTGTTTTACATGTAAACGAGAAAACAGATGTTTTTGATGCGTGTGTCATTGCCACAGGAAGCGTTGCAATGCCCACGCTTGGAAGTTCTGGTAGTGGGTATGGTTTTGCAAAAAGCTTGGGTCATAGCGTCATTGAACCGTACCCTTCTTTGGTGCAGTTTGTCTGTGACGAGTCTCACCTTAAAGAGGTGAGTGGCGTGAAGATGGACGCGAACGTAGAGCTTTACATCGACAATCAAAAATGCCAAAGTGTGCAAGGCGATCTGCTTTTTACAGCATACGGACTTTCTGGTTCGGCGATTTTAGACCTGAGCCGTAAAGCCTCTCATGCTTTGGTGCAAGGCGAATCCGTCGATGTCGTGCTCGATCTTTTGCCCAATCTTTCGCGCGAAGCACTGACTTCTCTGTTTCAAAAAAGGCTTGCCGTTGGCAAAGAGAAGTCACTCTCGTTGTGGCTTGAGGGGATGATACCTAAAAAATTAGCGTATTTCATCATTGAAAATACTCACCTATCTCATATCAAAGAAGCCTCATCCTTGGGCGCTAAAGAGATTAAAAAAATGGTGTTTGCACTTAAATCACTCCGTTTACATGTAAAAGCAACCAAAGGGTTTGAGAGTGCCGAAGTGTGTGCCGGTGGTGTCGATGTGAGCGAATTGGAGAGTAAAAACTTGATGTCAAAGAAGATTCAAAATCTCTATTTTTGTGGGGAAGTGTTGGACATAGATGGCGATTGTGGTGGTTTTAATCTTCATTTTGCATGGGCTTCTGGGTATCTTGTAGGACAGAGTCTTTAGCTTTTTAAATACACTATTATGTATACTCAATTGTAAAAAGTA encodes the following:
- a CDS encoding NAD(P)/FAD-dependent oxidoreductase, which produces MSRIAIIGAGASGLVCAIEASRKGHNVTLFEKNSKVGRKILATGNGKCNISNEKIQLERYHGKSPSFAKEALKRFDTFTCKAFFRSLGLEMREGEEGRLYPMSHQASSVVDMLLHEVRSLHVNIVLECEVTKIEKKDAAFVLHVNEKTDVFDACVIATGSVAMPTLGSSGSGYGFAKSLGHSVIEPYPSLVQFVCDESHLKEVSGVKMDANVELYIDNQKCQSVQGDLLFTAYGLSGSAILDLSRKASHALVQGESVDVVLDLLPNLSREALTSLFQKRLAVGKEKSLSLWLEGMIPKKLAYFIIENTHLSHIKEASSLGAKEIKKMVFALKSLRLHVKATKGFESAEVCAGGVDVSELESKNLMSKKIQNLYFCGEVLDIDGDCGGFNLHFAWASGYLVGQSL